DNA from Mustela lutreola isolate mMusLut2 chromosome 6, mMusLut2.pri, whole genome shotgun sequence:
ctAAAGAAAACATTGTAGCAAACTTCGCTAAACTATAGCTTAGCGTCCTAAGAGAGGCCGAGCGGCGTGCAGAACTGCCGTGTCTGCAGGCAGCCCAAAAGATCCCTCATCCGCTAACTTGTCTAACCCCCCGTTTCACTACGTGCTGTAGTGATTTCACCACTTCACGCCTGTCGATCGTGAAAGTGTTCGATGCTACATTCGCAGCAGCTGTGTATATgtctatatgcatatatatatttttgtacaaACACTGGACAGCATCAGATGACAGTTGGTGCCCGTGAACTTTCAACGTTTTGTACCAACgcacccccaaccccagagcAGCACCCAGGGGTATGTGAGAGATCCTTAGCAGAAAAGCAGGCGGCCCTGAAGAGGGTCTTTGGGTGAGAAACCAGGGAACCGGTGAGGAGAGCACAATGCTCAGCCCCCGAAGCCGTAGAGAGTGCGGCCCTGGCGCTTGAGCGCGTAGACTACGTCCATGGCCGTGACCGTCTTGCGCTTGGCGTGCTCCGTGTAGGTGACGGCGTCGCGGATCACGTTCTCCAGGAACACCTTGAGCACCCCGCGGGTCTCCTCGTAGATGAGGCCGGAGATGCGCTTGACGCCGCCGCGCCGGGCCAGCCGCCGGATGGCGGGCTTGGTGATGCCCTGGATGTTGTCGCGCAGCACCTTGCGGTGGCGCTTGGCGCCGCCCTTGCCCAGGCCCTTCCCAACCTTGCCGCGACCAGGCACAGTAAGTAGTCCCTGGGAATTACAATCAAAGGACTGTATAGGACTTCATACCAGCCCGCAGCAGTCCCTTTTCTAACAACTGTGCAGAATTCTGTGAAAACTTAAAACACAAGAAAAGTCGGAGTCCTCACCCCGTTTGTTTCTAAGGCCTAAAGTAGACACGGGATAGGGTGATTTACTGACATTTGGAAAATAAGAACCTCTAAACACAAGTTTCAGACATGTACAACAACGAAATGACTTCCTtcgtatatatgtacatgtgtttcACGATTTatcttttccatatatatttttggatCATTGCCACACTGGAGTTTAATCAAGCCCAAGCCCCAAGAAGCAAAGGAATTCATAAATATACCGTGGAGGAGCAGGCCAGGCTTCAGGTTCGGGATCAGTGAGTGGCAGCTTTCAAACTGTAACATTGAACCTGTTGATTTACCTGAGTTTCGGTAGACTTGCCGTAAGAATGTACAGCAGCAGTTGATAAGTTATTATAAAGCAAATGACTGGCATCTAGTTTGTGAAAAATAAGTTTGTATTGCCCAGGAATTctattcttaaaaacaaagtattttggaaggatttcaaaacatttccaatacaacacatgtatacatacagtGTGCTTTACCTAACAAATTAAGCATGTGTATTTCAACAATGAAGGGTTGCAgaggaaaagaatttaaattgtCAAAAGTCTGTTCTTTTCATATGGAGGACAGAAAGTGGAGAGCCCTTTTGTGGGCTTAGTGCATGTAACACAAGCAAAGCTATCATGAACtctaaggaaaaatatatttgttgagcTAGTTACATGGTAGCTTAgctttaagaaaatgtaaaagatgtCCTTACAATAAATAGAACtgttaaataagaaattttaattgCATACTTATGATGTTCAAAAAGAGCATGGATTAGCTCAGCTAAGTACCACATCAGAAAATTTGGAGATTAGGAATATCAAATTCTGAAAGTCCACTTACTTTTGAGGTAGGggcaacaatatataaaatatcacgTACCAACATAAATGAACCAAACATCAGCCCAATGGACTTGCCaccagaagaagaaagcaaaagccaGAGGAAAGCAAAAAACtgctgcggggcgggggggggggggggggggaggttggcaGGGATGGGGGATGCAGAAAGcacattgttttcttaaattaaccACAGAATCCCAAGCAATGCAAAGTAGCAATCATTAAAGAATTGTCACagcagctttttgtttgtttaacttgTTATTTTGCAGTAACTGGATTCACAAGAAGTTGCCCCAGTAGAGCCTAGATCCCCTTGAACCCATTTCCTCTCACAGTCATATCCCATATAACCAGTGTCTGTTACAATATCAAAGCCAGGTAACTAATATTGGCAAAATGCTGTTAACTAGACTATCGGTCTTTTCAACTCTCACCGGTTTTACCCATGAGTTTTACCATACACACATGATtaaatttttctcctgttaatctgtttttgTATCACTGTACAGCCAAAGAATCTGCAAgggtagaggaaaagttttcctcCCCAGTAGTCctttttcactaagcatgatcCCCTTGAGATCCAGCCCAGTTGTTTTGTATGTATCACTAGCCTCCCTTTTGTTGCTGAGTAGCATTTCATGCATGAATGCATGAAAATGTATTTAACCATTCACCCATTGAAAGCTGTGAAGCTGTTTCTTAATATTACGGCTATTGCAAACAAAGCTGTTATGAGCTTTCATGTAcaacattttgttttgtgtctcCCCAACCCCTCCTGAATTcttgccagttttgttttgtgtttctagcATTCCACCttacaattacattttttaatgcaaaagtaatgtaaaatgtaaaaatgtatgtaatgtaaaaaatgtatgtaatgtaaaaatataaaagtggTGATGACTGGGGGCCTTATAACCTTCTTAATAGTCACAAAGAAACCACATGATATGTTGCTATTATTTGCAAGTTTGTGTCAAGTTTCCAAAATATTGCATTGAGTGACATTTTCAGTTGTTTCCAAAATCTGACTTCTGGGTTCTGTAGCCGGTAACTTATCTCACCAAGAACctctaatatttgttgaataaattgcTAATATCCTCGTTCTGTGGTTCCTGTCACAGGACTTGGGTTTTCACTAATGTGCAGCTGTTCAATTAGTTCCCCCAAAGCCTCAGGTGTTTAGTAATCCCCACAACGAGGGATAAACCCTGGGATAAGGCTAGGAGTTTCACTGTCTGTGAAATCTGAATGATGTACAGATCCTCCATGGCgctagggtttttgtttttttttttttaagattttatttatttacttgagagagagagatcacaagtaggtggaggcaggtagagagggagagaggaggaagcaggctccctgctgagcagagagcccgatgtggggctcgatcccaggaccctgggatcatgaccggagccaagggcagaggcttcaatccactgagccacccaggcacccggcgcTAGGGTTTTTATAGGATTCTGaatttgtttgttgggaggaaACTGTAGAGCTGTTGTCTCCTTGGTTCTTTGAGGAGTAACAATGGATTAGGAACCACTACCTTTGCAAGGGCTGGGTTCTGCCCTAATGACTAACTCCATATTTCCCACACAAAACTAAGGTGCAGACACATTCTGCACAACCTTAAGGTTTCAGTTATGAGCCGCAACAAGTTCTGAATTCTTGGTGTGAAGATACTCAGCTACTACTCCAGCCCCAACCTTTGGTAATGGTGCCCTGCCCCTACCAGCTGCTGCCCATCCTGCCCACccgcgctgctgctgctgccgccttTGAAAACTCTGCAGAACCCACGCTTGAGGTACCAGTTTCCAGGACAAGAGTTGACCATTACTACAGGATGTACTgctcagtcaagaaatggactgCCACCAAACTGCTCTCGGAGACCACTCCTCATGGGTTCCTGAACACAGGTGTGCACATGCCCCCGCATACGTTGGCAAACGTTGTGAACCCCTAGGATGCTTTCCAGGTTCCTCGAGGATCCATTCTTTCTCCTTTGATAATGAAATGTGGAAATCTATGCCTGGATTCCTGGCAAGTTGCCGTCGTGATTACGTTTTACGCATTCATGTGCCTGTCTGAATTTATCAACTGCTGGCCTTGCAGACTGGCCCTGATTACCTATAGCACAGGCCGTGACAGCATGTTTGGTAGATTTCCTAAACCTGGAGCTATTGTTTTCCGGGGTGGATACATTACTTGCCACTATATAATTTCACAACTAACCTGAAAGCACTCAAACCCAGGGTTTTAGGAACCCCTTTTAAATACTCAGCCATATGGATGGCTCCAAGGAGAAAGCCAGTACTTGTTAAAACACGCTTTGCTGGAAACGCAGCTCAATCAGCCTCCGAGGAAACACGGACTGGCCAAGCGACGGATCAGACGTTTGGCAAGGATTCGGGCGAGGGCAGTGGGCAGCCAGCGAGAGTGCACAGGATACCTATGCGACCCGAGCGGCACTGGCCGCCACTCCTAGCAGCCCTCCCACGCTTagccgggggaggggaggcggtaGAGGAtggggggtgcggggagggcGGAAATCCCACTCGTGCGGCAGCTCTTCAGGCCGAAATTGTAGGTGGCTCTGAAAAGAGCCTTTGGGTTTCAAGTTGGCGCTCTGCTTGCAGAGACTTAAGCCCTCTCGCCGCGGATGCGGCGCGCCAGCTGGATATCCTTGGGCATGATGGTGACGCGCTTGGCGTGGATGGCGCACAGGTTGGTGTCCTCGAAGAGCCCCACCAGGTAGGCCTCGCACGCCTCCTGCAGCGCCATGACGGCCGAGCTCTGGAAGCGCAGGTCGGTCTTGAAGTCCTGCGCGATCTCGCGCACCAGCCGCTGGAACGGCAGCTTGCGGATCAGCAGCTCGGTGGACTTCTGGTAGCGCCGGATCTCGCGCAGGGCCACCGTGCCGGGCCGGTAGCGGTGCGGCTTCTTCACGCCGCCCGTGGCCGGCGCGCTCTTGCGGGCCGCCTTGGTGGCCAGCTGCTTGCGCGGGGCCTTGCCGCCGGTCGACTTGCGCGCCGTCTGCTTCGTGCGAGCCATGGTAAAAGGTTGCAAACGGGATTTACAACTGAAAGGTCCCTCGCCCCGGCTCCTATTTATAAAGGCAACGTCCCCCTGATTGGTCCGAATCTTCAAATTCCGCGCGGTGAATTAAGTAACCTGGTGAGTCTTGTGATTGGCTACCAAAACTCCCTTAAGAAAGTCTTCTGTCGTAATGTGCTTTTATCTTCTCACTTACAGTTCTCCGTCCCTTTTCCAACCTGTAGTTTATTTTAGACTGCCTTAATCGGTTTTGTTTTAATCCCCTTGTTCGGTATTAACTTtttaggaagacacaaaaatgaaaattcatagTTTCTGAGCTATAGTTTCAGAAGCTCTGCTCTTGGACCTGATTGACCCAGTCCATTTTCGTCCTTTATCGTTTCTCAAAGCTTCTGACCTTGAAGAAACGTTGTATTTTTTGCAGTGGAAACACCCTATCCCATCATTCCGAACGCCACTTCCAGATACCACTTCCAGACACTGGTTCTAGGGAACAAAAATCGCACCGCTGTTGAAATGTGACGATCCCCTGAGCCTTAAACCTTAAATTTTGCCGACTTTGATCAAACTGGGAATGTCATGGCAtaactttgaaaatattcagctaatttttgtgttctctttcctgCATTGAGTATCAGGGTAACTGCAATTTGGCGGGGAAAGAGGGTCATAAATTTAtatcaggcttttgtctctttaGACGGGGATTTGGCAAGACACGCAAGACTCATAAATAGTTAATACTGACGAGACAAACGTCAGctgtttttgaaaacatttttttctaatggaGAAAAGGGGCTAAAGTTGTTGCCACATAAACAGCCAATCGGAAAGGAGATAGGAAGTCTCCTTATTTGCGTAAAGTATTTCTACTGGCTGATTTGCTCCAATCAGGCATTAAGGTAGATTAAGCCGCTATTTGCATACAAGCCATATAAAAGTAGGCCAACCCGGCACCCAACTTTCACTTTAGTAGGTTTAGGTGTCAGATCCTCATCATGCCTGAACCCGCGAAGTCCGCTCCGGCCCCGAAGAAGGGCTCCAAGAAGGCGGTGACCAAGGCGCAGAAGAAGGACGGCAAGAAGCGCAAGCGCAGCCGCAAGGAGAGCTACTCGGTGTACGTGTACAAGGTGCTGAAGCAGGTGCACCCCGACACCGGCATCTCGTCCAAGGCCATGGGCATCATGAACTCGTTCGTCAACGACATCTTCGAGCGCATCGCGGGCGAGGCGTCCCGCCTGGCGCACTACAACAAGCGCTCGACCATCACGTCCAGGGAGATCCAGACGGCCGTGCGCCTGCTGCTGCCCGGGGAGCTCGCCAAGCACGCCGTGTCCGAGGGCACCAAGGCCGTCACCAAGTACACCAGCTCCAAGTGAGCTTGCCAAGTAAGCTTCTTGATATATACCAAACCCCAAAGGCTCTTTTCAGAGCCACTcattttttcaacttaaagagCTTTAATACTGAAATGTTTTAGTACTAGAAAAAAGCTGTGACCCAAGCTAAAAATTTCTATCTTCTACATTCCCATCCTTGTTTTCTCAGTAGCTTGTCTTACTGCGGCAGAAATGGCTTTAGGAAAcgcagaacaaaaaaaaaaaaaaaagaaagaaagcaaactctTGCTTTAAAGATAAGGTATTTGTAGTTGCTGAACTTTGGTTTAGAATTTCAGAAATTCTTCAGGACTTGCAGCTGCGAAAGTTCTGAGTTGTCCCTACAAGTTGAATATATATCGGGCATTCTTTATAGACAGGCTTGTCTAGAGAGCATGCTGTGCTCTGTGTCTGTGTGAGACCTACTTAGTGGAAAACAGGAAAATGTATACCTGGAAGTGTGAGAAACTAACTTTCTAGTAAATGGAAGTGGTTGAGGGGGAAACTTTACTGAAAAGAAAGGATGTCTTGAAGAATAACTCACTCAAAACTAATTATTTTGCAAGTAATAGAGACATTCAGGCTTCTTTGAAAAAGGTTAAACAGGACTTACAGGGAGAAGCGGAAGAAGCAACAGCAAACAGCCTAGGAACAGTGCCTCTCTTATTGGGGGCAATGTCTCTGGCTGTCAACACAGAAACCAGGCGTGGGTAGTCTCCCCTTAAGAGACTTGATAGGAACCATTAGCAGAATATAATGTCagctatagatttttaaaataccttgaaATTAATCTCAACCACGATACTTCAGTTACTGTCCTCACTTTTGACATTTCACCCTTCTAGACATTACCCTGTTGGGTCATGGAGTTTGGGGCAGGGTGGGCAGTGGTTAGTACAGAGTATTCTAGAATCGTAGATTAAATTCCTGTCGAGTGGAAGGACGAGGACTCTGAATTGATTCCATCATGTATTGGAGCCTATTAAGTTTCAGAAAGTGACAGGTACTTGGGAAAGATCAGTGAGCAGGATAGAAACAATCCTTGACCTCACAGGGCTCCCCGTCTAGAATGGACATTTTAGCAACCACACAGACTAACAGAAGGGGCAAGCCTCTGTCTGAAGATCACTTTAGCATTGCCAAAGCTGAATGGATTTAATCTTGAAAAGCAATTCTGGAAGGAAGGTAGAGTAAGAGAcaataataaggaaaaacaagacagcaagagaggagaaTCGATGTAGAGGAAAAGACACCCAGAGTTTGTGTTTATGAATTATAGTTAACCGGAGGGGCTCTACAGTTACACTTTCATCTAGCCATGTCTCATCTTTGGTTCACGAGGATTTTGAGAAGTCCTAGTGGTATGCCTTACTAAAATACAGGATCTGATCTTGCTGAAATGCAGAAAGGAATGTTAGCATAGCAAATCTGGTCCATTGGTCCTTTTAAGGACTGTATTTTATGTACCCCTATGAGTTAGTACTAGATACTCTTGGAAGTTACTGGTTAAACTAGATAAAAGTCTGTTTCTCACACAGATACATAGCTCAGGCCTGGAATGGGGCCCCGCTGTCCTGAGGGAACTCCTCTCCCTGTGTGTAATGTGTGTTTGCTCTATTATTTGAGAATAGTCTCAAATACATTCTGCTATTAAATTCTGCTACTGAGGACCAAGACAAGACCAAAAATTGGATGGATGAAACTCATAAGAAATGTTAAGTAGGTGATTTCTAAGTAAAACACTTCTAAGAAGTGTTAAATAGGTAAGCGAGGAATTTTATGAGATGGAGACAATAATTCAAAAGCTGTATTTACCAAAAATCATAAATGAGTAGCCCAGAAGTCATGAcacatggaaaaagaaagcagagctcATGCGCTACACGTagataggaagagaggaaatgacGGAGAAGTGCCAAGGATTTGTGAGACACCAAACAGTGATGAGACAGTCAGGATTTATATAGTCTTAAATTGTCCACCCATgttccacccacccacccacattaGCCACCTTTGTCCTCTGAAGACAACACCCACATAAAATGTATGGCTGCTTGGGGTGTCCCTGTCAGCCTATACAGGAGGCCATGTGCCTCAAAAATGGCGTGCCTCGTAGTGTGTTTGACGCCACTACAAACTAATCTAACACGTAAGTAATTTCCTACCTTTAGTCTAAGATGTCCACTCCAGCTCCAATTATCTTGTTCACATCCTATtctgaaggaaggaggaaagggtaAGGAGACAGCCCCACCCTTTAGTGAAATCCTGAGAACGGTGGAACACTGCCTTTGCTAATACACCGTTGGCCACAAATAGTCGATGGCCACACCAGCCACAAAACTTGGGGAGTTCAATTAGTAtctaagaaaggaaaattcattTCAGGAGACAACTACTTATCTGGAAATAAGTAGGTAGTTCCTGCTTAAGTaggtaattataaattataaatattattaataagagGTAAACTGATGAGTTCTTACAGGAGGACACTGGAGCTTCCTGGTGCAACACAAATGAATTCTAAATATTGGCAATACTTGCTTcagttaagaagaaaataaaacgaTACAACTCTAGTTAGAATCACATTTTCGGTTTCAGATGCAGAGTGCTCAATGCTATTGGGAATCCCAGTTGAGCTAGAGGCAATCAGCGCAAGTCTTGGCAAATCAAGAAAACA
Protein-coding regions in this window:
- the LOC131833026 gene encoding histone H2B type 1-C/E/F/G/I, which codes for MPEPAKSAPAPKKGSKKAVTKAQKKDGKKRKRSRKESYSVYVYKVLKQVHPDTGISSKAMGIMNSFVNDIFERIAGEASRLAHYNKRSTITSREIQTAVRLLLPGELAKHAVSEGTKAVTKYTSSK